In Salvelinus alpinus chromosome 30, SLU_Salpinus.1, whole genome shotgun sequence, a single genomic region encodes these proteins:
- the LOC139559647 gene encoding piggyBac transposable element-derived protein 4-like isoform X4, whose product MEGDESPPNGTDVTETRRGDDFTPNRTEVTETIEEDEYPPDGTEVTETRGGDDSPPIMTRLRVRGISSRPKIEASESSEEDGEDLPPDTEVIESRASKITKLISSPKAAPQRKARPPSSPPWTPSPAKSKNRAHAATPLFSGSERKWRTEDEPDQEHKLLPFEPARTPGPQLDTSKNYTVLELFQLFFSNDIVDTLCSNTNKNAKRRQEHGIKEPWKPVSVEEMYKYLSIVIYMGLLNVHTVSDYWNRNRIYCLPFCCTVMTMTRFRAITYSLHMSDPAEDEENDKKKGTAGYDRLMRIKPLKDQILDACRAFYHPFQNLSIDERMVHSKARHSLKQYIKSKPYRYGFKLYVLADSRNGYTCDFNVFMTKNPSASGKGESYDVAMNLLKVPYLGTGYHIYVDNFFTSTTFFRDLYKMKLGACGTIREIRVGIRENSMPARAEKGTIRWLRDGELLFTKWMGAQPVTMCTTIHKAFAGEQVKIRKQSKNGSWTTQCIPVPEAIKPYNKYMGGVDLSDALIKCYSVAHKTMKWYKTFFFHFVDIAVVNSFLLQKDMAQMKKKKPMTHKQFREQLCLQLADIGKQEEAEEESSEEEEEEEEEDQPEEEKELVEVKRPCYPVPIIDPTTVDTSQRKSSGRKKCCLCKESQTNWQCESCQVALCMIPDRNCFRVWHMNKKDLVAEVFKRHIKYNPYPTHPWMEYGGGKIEFNSQKQAQSFIKRHFGLRNNRK is encoded by the coding sequence AGAAGTTACAGAGACTAGAGGGGGAGATGACTCTCCTCCAATTATGACACGGCTCAGGGTAAGGGGCATCTCCTCTCGCCCTAAGATAGAAGCTTCAGAGTCAAGTGAGGAAGATGGAGAagaccttccccctgatacagaaGTCATCGAGAGCAGGGCTTCAAAAATAACAAAACTCATCTCTAGCCCCAAAGCAGCACCGCAAAGGAAGGCCAGGCCTCCATCCTCTCCCCCCTGGACACCCAGCCCTGCCAAATCCAAAAACAGAGCTCATGCAGCCACACCTCTTTTCAGTGGGTCAGAGAGGAAGTGGAGGACTGAGGATGAACCAGACCAAGAGCATAAACTGTTACCTTTTGAACCAGCTAGGACTCCTGGACCCCAGCTAGACACTTCAAAGAACTACACTGTTCTAGAGCTCTTCCAGCTCTTCTTCAGTAATGACATTGTTGATACTCTCTGCTCAAACACCAACAAGAATGCCAAGAGAAGACAAGAACATGGAATCAAAGAACCATGGAAACCTGTATCTGTGGAGGAAATGTACAAATACCTCAGCATTGTAATCTATATGGGTCTGCTGAATGTGCACACTGTATCAGACTACTGGAATCGAAACAGAATATATTGTCTTCCTTTTTGTTGTACAGTCATGACTATGACAAGATTTCGGGCAATCACCTATTCACTGCACATGAGTGACCCAGCAGAGGATGAGGAAAACGACAAGAAGAAGGGGACTGCAGGGTATGATCGGCTCATGAGAATCAAACCTCTCAAAGACCAGATTTTGGATGCATGCAGGGCCTTCTACCACCCATTCCAGAATCTTTCCATTGATGAGCGCATGGTGCACTCCAAGGCCCGCCACAGCCTCAAACAATACATTAAATCCAAGCCCTACAGGTATGGATTCAAGCTGTATGTTTTAGCAGATTCAAGAAATGGCTATACCTGCGACTTCAATGTCTTTATGACCAAAAACCCATCTGCTTCAGGCAAAGGGGAGAGCTATGATGTTGCCATGAACCTGTTGAAGGTGCCTTACTTGGGCACAGGATACCACATTTATGTTGATAACTTCTTCACCAGCACAACTTTCTTCCGTGACCTGTACAAAATGAAATTGGGAGCATGTGGAACCATACGTGAAATCCGTGTGGGCATCCGAGAGAACAGCATGCCTGCTCGAGCAGAGAAAGGAACCATCCGCTGGCTCCGTGACGGGGAGCTGCTCTTCACCAAGTGGATGGGCGCACAACCAGTCACCATGTGTACCACTATTCATAAGGCATTTGCAGGGGAGCAGGTCAAAATCAGGAAACAGAGCAAAAATGGATCCTGGACAACACAGTGCATACCCGTCCCAGAGGCAATCAAGCCGTACAACAAGTATATGGGGGGTGTGGACCTGTCTGATGCCCTTATCAAATGCTACAGTGTGGCCCACAAAACCATGAAGTGGTACAAGACCTTCTTCTTCCACTTTGtagacattgctgtggtgaacaGCTTCCTCCTGCAGAAGGACATGGCCCAGATGAAGAAGAAAAAGCCAATGACCCACAAGCAGTTCAGGGAGCAGCTGTGCCTGCAGCTTGCTGACATTGGTAAGCAGGAGGAGGCTGAAGAAGAGTcttcggaggaggaggaggaggaggaagaagaagatcaACCAGAAGAAGAGAAGGAATTGGTGGAAGTGAAGCGACCATGCTACCCTGTACCCATAATTGATCCTACCACTGTTGACACCTCTCAAAGAAAATCTAGTGGCAGGAAGAAATGTTGTCTGTGCAAGGAAAGCCAGACCAACTGGCAGTGTGAGTCCTGTCAGGTAGCACTCTGTATGATACCAGACAGAAACTGCTTCAGAGTTTGGCACATGAATAAAAAGGATCTCGTAGCAGAAGTTTTCAAGAGGCATATAAAGTACAACCCATACCCTACCCATCcttggatggaatatgggggggGAAAAATTGAGTTTAATTCTCAAAAACAGGCGCAGAGTTTCATTAAACGTCATTTTGGCTTGAGGAACAACAGGAAGTAA